The window CTTGACCGGGCGGAGGGTGCTCACGTCGAGCCCGCGGTGCTCGGCCCACTCCAGGACGTGGCCGACGCCGGTCGCCATCATGCCGAGGTTGGCCTCGTCGCCGGGGTGGCTGCCCGCGTCGACGTCCCGGGCGGCCTCGACGGCGAGGGGCGGCAGGATGCCGGTGATGGTGTCCAGATACGGCAGCAGCTCGGCCGCGCGCACCCCGTCGGCGCCGGCCAGCGCGAACGCGTGCAGCAGGCCGGAGATCGAGGAGTAGAAGTAGTCGAGCAGGGCCAGGTCGTAGACGGCGGCGAGCCCGTGGTCCTCGCCGAGGTGGGCGGGCTTGCCGCCCAGCGCCTTCAGCACCGGCTCGAACCTGTCGTACGCGGCCCGCGGACCGCTGTAGAAGATCAGCGCCTCGGGATGCCCGACCATCGGGACCGGCACCATGATCGAGCCGTCGAGGTAGTCGAGACCGCGCTCGGCCGCCCAGGCGGCGGTGGCGCGGGAGCGGAGAGGGGTGTCCGAGGTGAGATTGACCAGGACGCGGCCGGGCAGTTCGTCGGCGACGGCGTCGAGGACCGTCTCGGCCGCGTCGTAGTCGACCACGCAGACCACGACCAGCTCGGCCGCACGTACCGCCTCGGCCGCGCTCGTGGCCCGGGCCGCGCCCCGGGTGACGAGTCCGTCCGCCTTGGCCGCGGAGCGGTTCCATACGGTGGTGGGGTGGCCGGCCGTCAGGAAGGCGGTGGCGAGGGCGTGTCCCATGGCTCCGAGGCCCAGGACCGCGACGGGGGTCTTCTCAAGGTCACTTGTCATGGGGACCATGCTCTGGGTGGGCCCAACTCCCCACAAGAGCCCACTTTTTACTCAGATACTGAGCTGGAGGTAAGCGAGCAGGTGGCCTCGATCCGACCCGGGGTGACGTCGGCGGGATCTTGACCTCGGGTCGGTCGGGGTGGGGCGCGCAGTTCCCCGCGCCCCTGAAGAGTGGGCCCCGTCCGTCGGAACGGGGAAAAGCCACCGGCAGGCGGCCAGGTCGGGGAAAACCTGGGCGTCTGCCGGTGGCCGGGGAGGGGGTGTGGTCCGGGCGGCTGAGCGACGGGGGAACACCCAGCCGCCCGGGGTTCTGAGGGGCGGGTCCCGGGACTTTCCGGGCCCCGCCCACCGGGGCGGCTAGGCCTTCGCGAGGGCCTTGTCGCCGCCGGGCTGCTGCGGCAGCTCCACCGACGCGGAGTCCGAGTCGTCGTGCCCGCCGTGTCCG of the Streptomyces aurantiacus genome contains:
- a CDS encoding NAD(P)-dependent oxidoreductase → MTSDLEKTPVAVLGLGAMGHALATAFLTAGHPTTVWNRSAAKADGLVTRGAARATSAAEAVRAAELVVVCVVDYDAAETVLDAVADELPGRVLVNLTSDTPLRSRATAAWAAERGLDYLDGSIMVPVPMVGHPEALIFYSGPRAAYDRFEPVLKALGGKPAHLGEDHGLAAVYDLALLDYFYSSISGLLHAFALAGADGVRAAELLPYLDTITGILPPLAVEAARDVDAGSHPGDEANLGMMATGVGHVLEWAEHRGLDVSTLRPVKEAYDKAVAHGHAADSWTRTIEFLRGDRAAQTV